TGAGTTCCGCCGCCGCGACATAGCCGACATAGCCGTCGCGCTCGCCCTGCACCCAGGCCCAGCCTTCCGCCTCGTCGAAAATCAGCACCTCGTCACCGAACAGGAACTGCGTGTCGATGCCGGAATCAGCACGTGGCGCGCGGCGCAGATCGGCGACCGCGACGGAAATGCGGGCCGGTCGGCCGGTAACAAAGCGTTCCGCCGCCACCTCGCCCTTCAGGCGAATATCGGCAAGATCGGTGCGAAAGGCGTGCAGGCGAGCGTCATGGGCAGTCAAATCGGTAACTCTGCTGTTCGGGGTCAGATCGGCAATTCATGGGCCTTGGCGATGATATCATCGCCAAGGCGCTCGACATAGAGCGCCCCTTCCACAGTGCGCTTGACCAGGACATTGCGCTTGTCGAGCTCGTCGCGATGGCGCGAAACGAACTTGAGGGCGCCCATCGTGTCGAGCGCCCGGGTGATGACAGGCTTGGTGACGTCGAGCCGGACCGCCAGCGCGCGGATCGTATGCGGCGGCGGTTCGAGATAGATGGTGAGCAGGATCGCGAGCTGCCGCGCGGTGAGGTCCGGCGCGTCGTCACGCACCTGAGACAGCATGACCTGCTGCCACAGTCGCAAGGCCTGGCTGGGGCGCAGCGAAATCGACATCCCTCCAGTATGACGGGAAATCGTTTCGCTTCCGTTTCAGTCAAACGGCAGGAGTGGCTGCAAATGCCGCCCTTACCCGCCGGGCGCGATACCATCAGCCAAAGCGCCCCGAAATGACCCGTTCCAGCGCGCGGATCGCCTGCGCCTCGCCGCCGGCTGGCCCGTAGGCACGCTCGGACGGGTTCCAGGCGAAAATATCGAAATGCGCCCAGCTTTGCGCCTTCTCCACGAAGCGCTTGAGGAAAAGCGCGGCGGTAATCGAACCGGCGAAACTGTCGGGGGTGACGTTGTTGATGTCGGCCACCTTGGAGGCGAGCTTCCCGTCATAGGCCTTCCACAAAGGCATGCGCCACAACGGGTCCTCGACCGCAACGGCCGCCGCGGCCAGCTCGCCGGCAAGCGTCTCGTCATCGGTATAGAAAGGCGGCAGATCGGGGCCGAGCGCCACCCGCGCCGCGCCGGTCAGCGTCGCCATATCGACCAGCAGTTCCGGCTTTTCATCGTCGGCAAGCGCCAGTGCGTCAGCCAGCACAAGGCGGCCCTCGGCATCGGTATTGCCGATCTCGACGGTGATGCCCTTGCGGCTGGTGAGTACGTCACCCGGCCGGAAGGCGTTGGCGGAGATCGAATTCTCGACGGCCGGAATGAGCACGCGCAGCCTGACCTTCAAGCCCGCCGCCATGATCATCGAGGCAAGCCCCAGCACATTGGCCGCGCCGCCCATGTCCTTCTTCATCAGAAGCATCGAGGCCGACGGCTTGATGTCGAGACCGCCGGTGTCGAAGCATACCCCTTTGCCGACCAATGTCACTTTTGGCGCATTTTTCAGCCCCCAGGTCAGATCGATCAGCCGTGGCGCCTCGGCCGAGGCACGGCCGACGGCATGGATCATCGGAAAGTTCTTTTTCAACAAAT
The genomic region above belongs to Mesorhizobium terrae and contains:
- a CDS encoding MarR family transcriptional regulator; its protein translation is MSISLRPSQALRLWQQVMLSQVRDDAPDLTARQLAILLTIYLEPPPHTIRALAVRLDVTKPVITRALDTMGALKFVSRHRDELDKRNVLVKRTVEGALYVERLGDDIIAKAHELPI
- a CDS encoding leucyl aminopeptidase family protein, giving the protein MPVELVEKKPRKALPVHLVRKDGLETAGLSPQALAWAKANGFLGEAGKTLVLPGKDGELSGALFGHGEGSLQLGALAKALPEGDWHFADVPADPELAALALALGGYVFTRYGKKPGKALRFVLPAGADAARVASLVEAVHLVRDLVNTPTSDMGPEALEQAVRTLARRHKADVAVTKGDDLLKKNFPMIHAVGRASAEAPRLIDLTWGLKNAPKVTLVGKGVCFDTGGLDIKPSASMLLMKKDMGGAANVLGLASMIMAAGLKVRLRVLIPAVENSISANAFRPGDVLTSRKGITVEIGNTDAEGRLVLADALALADDEKPELLVDMATLTGAARVALGPDLPPFYTDDETLAGELAAAAVAVEDPLWRMPLWKAYDGKLASKVADINNVTPDSFAGSITAALFLKRFVEKAQSWAHFDIFAWNPSERAYGPAGGEAQAIRALERVISGRFG